One region of Dryobates pubescens isolate bDryPub1 chromosome 20, bDryPub1.pri, whole genome shotgun sequence genomic DNA includes:
- the SNRNP40 gene encoding U5 small nuclear ribonucleoprotein 40 kDa protein, whose translation MIEQQKRKVPGGGPGPGPAPGPPPAPGAAPAPDLPLVPVAAKRPRHELPGAPGTGGAQPAPGALLQAGPPRCSSLQAPIMLLSGHEGEVYCCKFHPNGNTLASAGFDRLILLWNVYGDCENFATLKGHSGAVMELHYNTDGSMLFSASTDKTVAVWDSETGERVKRLKGHTSFVNSCYPARRGPQLVCTGSDDGTVKLWDIRKKAAVQTFQNTYQVLAVTFNDTSDQIISGGIDNDIKVWDLRQNKLTYSMRGHADSVTGLSLSSEGSYLLSNAMDNTVRIWDVRPFAPKERCVKIFQGNVHNFEKNLLRCSWSPDGSKIAGGSADRFVYVWDTTSRRILYKLPGHAGSVNELAFHPEEPIILSASSDKRLYMGEIQ comes from the exons ATGATCGAGCAGCAGAAGCGAAAGGTCCccggcggcggccccggccccggccccgcgcccgggccccctcccgcccccggCGCCGCCCCTGCTCCCGACCTCCCGCTTGTTCCTGTGGCGGCCAAGCGGCCCCGCCATGAGCTGCCGGGAGCGCCGGGCACCGGTGGGGCACAGCCCGCCCCCGGGGCCCTGTTGCAGGCG GGCCCACCccgctgctcctccctgcaggcccCCATCATGCTGCTCTCAGGGCACGAAGGAGAGGTTTACTGCTGCAAGTTCCACCCCAATGGCAACACCCTGGCCTCTGCTGGCTTTGACAGGCTCATCT tgcTGTGGAACGTCTATGGGGACTGCGAGAACTTCGCCACGCTGAAGGGGCACAGTGGAGCTGTCATGGAGCTGCACTACAACACTGATGGCAG CATGCTCTTCTCAGCATCCACAGACAAAACTGTGGCTGTGTGGGACAGTGAGACTGGGGAGAGAGTGAAGAGGCTGAAGGGCCACACCTCCTTTGTGAACTCCTGCTACCCAGCCAGGAGAGGACCCCAGCTGGTCTGCACAGGCAGTGATGATGGCACTGTGAAG ctgtgggacatcaggaagaaagcTGCTGTCCAGACCTTTCAGAACACCTaccaggtgctggctgtgactTTCAATGACACCAGTGATCAGATCATATCTGGAGGCATTGACAATGACATTAAG GTGTGGGACCTGCGCCAGAACAAGCTGACGTACAGCATGCGGGGGCACGCCGACTCGGTCACCGGCCTCAGCCTCAGCTCAGAGGGCTCCTACCTGCTCTCCAACGCCATGGACAACACAG TTCGCATCTGGGACGTGAGGCCCTTCGCCCCCAAGGAGAGATGTGTGAAGATCTTCCAAGGCAATGTGCACAACTTTGAGAAG AACCTTCTGAGGTGCTCCTGGTCCCCAGATGGGAGTAAAATTGCTGGAGGCTCAGCTGACAG gtttgTCTATGTGTGGGACACCACCTCCCGGCGGATCCTGTACAAGCTGCCAGGCCATGCTGGCTCAGTGAACGAGTTGGCTTTCCACCCTGAGGAGCCCATTA tCCTGTCTGCATCCAGCGACAAGAGGCTGTACATGGGGGAGATCCAGTGA